A DNA window from Hordeum vulgare subsp. vulgare chromosome 1H, MorexV3_pseudomolecules_assembly, whole genome shotgun sequence contains the following coding sequences:
- the LOC123442081 gene encoding rhomboid-like protein 14, mitochondrial: MGAGMSSGRRRGTGVGWGSGPSSGMLPLLALQVILEYGRAGASRPPVTAALIAANALVYLRPGALDAFLPPLSRVAFNPHLIIQYGDLTRFFLSAFYHLSETHFFYNMTSLLWKGIQLETSMGSVEFASMVTALLGLSQGFTLLLSKGLLLLGNEVPYYDQYAVGFSGVLFGMKIVLNAWSDDYVFLHGMVIPAKYAAWAELLLIQAFIPGTSFIGHLSGILAGLAYLWVKRSYSGPDPLALLISGITNVVSWPVKFAQRLLRPGRRQGGRVGRRPARESGRGLWRCSACTYDNSPSANICEMCNSEREDRVFPQRQHVQDGGNSDLSVDEIRRRRLQRFDR; the protein is encoded by the exons ATGGGGGCGGGCATGAGCAGTGGTCGGCGGCGGGGCACCGGCGTCGGCTGGGGCAGCGGCCCGTCGAGCGGGATGCTGCCGCTTCTGGCCCTGCAGGTCATTCTCGAGTACGGCCGCGCCGGCGCCAGCCGCCCGCCCGTGACGGCGGCGCTCATCGCCGCCAACGCGCTGGTCTACCTCCGCCCGGGCGCCCTCGACGCGTTCCTCCCGCCGCTCTCCCGCGTCGCCTTCAACCCGCACCTCATCATCCAG TACGGCGACCTGACGCGCTTCTTCCTGTCAGCTTTCTACCACCTGAGTGAAACCCACTTCTTCTACAACATGACTTCTCTCTTGTGGAAGGGCATACAGCTTGAAACATCAATGGGCAGTGTTGAGTTTGCTTCTATGGTCACTGCCTTGCTTGGCCTGTCTCAGGGCTTCACACTGCTCTTGTCCAAAGGTCTGCTCCTTCTCGGCAACGAGGTTCCGTATTACGATCAATATGCCGTTGGATTCTCCGGGGTGTTGTTTGGTATGAAGATTGTGCTGAATGCCTGGTCAGACGATTATGTTTTCCTGCATGGGATGGTCATTCCAGCAAAGTATGCCGCGTGGGCTGAATTGCTCCTCATACAAGCCTTCATCCCCGGGACATCCTTCATTGGCCATCTTAGCGGGATTCTTGCTGGTCTAGCCTATCTTTGGGTAAAGCGATCATACTCCGGGCCAGACCCGCTTGCCCTTCTGATTTCAGGCATCACAAATGTTGTGAGCTGGCCAGTGAAATTCGCTCAGAGGCTCCTGAGACCGGGTCGTCGTCAGGGGGGCAGAGTTGGGCGCCGCCCAGCAAGAGAGAGCGGCAGAGGCTTGTGGAGATGCTCGGCCTGCACTTATGACAACTCGCCTTCGGCAAATATCTGTGAGATGTGCAACAGTGAACGCGAGGATCGTGTTTTTCCCCAGAGACAGCATGTCCAGGATGGGGGAAACAGTGACCTCTCGGTTGATGAGATCCGCCGTAGGAGGCTGCAAAGGTTTGACAgatga